ACGGAGCGCCAATACGAGGAGGCCGGCAGCTCCAACGACGAGTGCGAGAGTCGGCAGCCCGTTATCTTCGGTCCCGTCGTTCGAATCCGGAGGGCCACTCGTTTCTGTGGCAGAGTGCACAGTGATCGACACCGTTGCGTTTCTCGTTCCGTCGTCCTCATCGACTGCTTCGTACACAAAGCTGTCTTGACCGCTGAAACCGGGATCGGGAACGTACACGAACGAGCCGTCTGCCTGGAACTGGAGGCGGCCGTTATCGGGCGTTCGAACGACTTCGGCTGATAGCAGTTCTCCATCTGGATCGGCATCGTTGTCCAACACTCCCGGTGCCGGGACCTTCAGTACCGAGCCCTCCTCAGTCGTGTACGTCTCGTCTCGGGTGATTGGCAACGTATTGATTACGACCGTGCTACTGCTCATCGATCTTTGCCCCTCCGCGTCCTTCGCGAGGGCCTCGAGAGTGTATGAGTCAGTAGCATTCTCCGGAACGGCCACCGTCATCGACGCGGTGACGACCGAGTCGGGCTGGACAGTCATCCATGCCCACTTTTGATCTTCCTCGTTCCAGAATGCACCGTCGCTGCTCTGGTTCACGACGACCCACGAGTCGGGGACTGAGGCGTTCAGCACGTATCCGCGGGGAGTGTCGTCGGTATTCTCGAGGCGAAACTCGATCACGATCTCCTCACCGGGCGCTGCCTGTCCAGAAACGGACACGTTCGTTTCGGGACCGTCTGCGATCGCTCCACCAGAGAAAACGACTCCGACAGTGGCACAGATCACGAGCGTCAGGAAGACAGCATAGAAACGAAGCATTACGACTCACTCCCCTCAGCGACACGCCATTCTTCGATGAGAGAGAGAAGCGTTCGGTCGTCAATTGTTTCCCCACCAGTTTCGGGAACCTGGCGGTTCTGGGACCAATATTCCAGTGCCGCTCGAACGTCGAGTACACTCGGAGTCGCGTCTTGACCGCCTGCGATAACCTCCCGAACCGAACGATCAGTCTCCAAAACGGTGAACGTCGCGACAGTCGACTCGACGGTCTCGCCGTCGGCGGTGATTTCAACCGTGGTAGCGTGTTCTCCGGGTGATCGCCCAGTGATTCCGATCTCGATCGACAGTTGCTCCCTGGCAGCAAGTCGACCCAGCCCGACACCCTCACGGTCGGCAACGAGTCCGCTGTCCGTGGAGATATGGAGATCCAGCGGCAGAGTCGCTTCGTCGCCGATGTTTTCGACCGTGGCCGTGATGGTGACCGTCTCTGATTGGGCGAGCGACTCCGGGGAATCGACCGTCACGATCGACGGTGTCGATGGGACGGTCGCGTCCGAAACGACCGACGCTGTCGACTGTCTCGTGCTGTCGAGAGATCCCTCTATCTCTCGCGTCTCGGTCGCTCTATCTGCGAGACGGCCGGTATCGATCGGGCCATCGGACTCGAACGCGGAGACAGCTTCGAGAAGGAACCCTGTTCGCTGTGCGTTGGCCTGCGACATCGTCCTGGAAAACTCGAGTAACGATTCCCGGTCATCAGCCTCGTACGCGTTCGCGTCGAGTCCTGTCACGACGCGCCGGAGGAATGCTTGTTCGGCTCCTTCAACCTCTTCGTACCTATTTGCCAACGTATCAAGTAGCGCCCGCGCAAGCGCCAGGTCGTCCGCCTCGAGCGCCGTCACGAAGTCAACATACAACCCTTCGATCGGCGCCTCGCTGTCTCCGACCGTGACAGCTGCCTCGGTGGCTGCTTGCACGCGCCCAGACTCGAGCGATCGCCTGTACCGGACAAATGCCGAAGCCGTGTCAGTCCTGTAGTCCGTCACAACGGGTCACCTGCCTGTATCCCCCAGAGACCAAGATGATGTGTGACGCTGATCTTCACCAGAGCCCCGTATCCACCACCAGTCGAAAATGCATCGACGACACCACCAGCGAGAAACAGGACTGCCGAAACTAACGTCTGGACAATGTCATCGCTATCGGGAGTTTCAAACAGATCGTAGATGGCAGTAGAGAGGCTGTATTCTTCGTTAAACTCTTTCGCGTCCGCGATCAGCGCCTGTGTATCTTCGGCCTCGCTCTGGATGCTCGCGGAGGCGTCCGACGCCGCGGTCGACGCCCCGGCCATCGTCCCGTCGAGTCCGGCATTGGCGACTGGATCGGCCGATAGCCTGGCGTAGAACACTGCCAGTCCGTCTGTCAGGGAAACACCGGTCCCGTCTGGATACACTTCCGACACCACTGGAGAGAATAGCAACGATTGTTCCATGGCGTACTGGAGGCTCGCTGAGACAGACTCGACAAGTTCGTCCAGGAGTTGTTCTTTGAACTCGAGCATCTGATCGACAGTCTCGTACACCCCCTCTTGGAGCTTCGAGACGATCGTGTCGCCCTTCGTCTTGACCTCTGAGGCCACGTCGACGGTATTTCCGAAAGCAGCCGACAGAAGCGAGGTCATCGCGTCAAATGCCTTCGACTTAGCGACCTTCAGGACGTTTTTTGTCCCCAACCCGGCTCCTTTCGCCAATTTCTTTCCGATCGATATCGCCGTCATGGCAAGCTCCAGCGTCGTGTCGAGCACCGGCCTTGCCATCTCTCCGATGAGGTCGAACTCGTTGGTGGATAGTTCCGGAGCGTCGGTAGTATACTCGAAGACGTCTTCCGTGATTCCA
The Halapricum salinum genome window above contains:
- a CDS encoding cadherin-like domain-containing protein → MLRFYAVFLTLVICATVGVVFSGGAIADGPETNVSVSGQAAPGEEIVIEFRLENTDDTPRGYVLNASVPDSWVVVNQSSDGAFWNEEDQKWAWMTVQPDSVVTASMTVAVPENATDSYTLEALAKDAEGQRSMSSSTVVINTLPITRDETYTTEEGSVLKVPAPGVLDNDADPDGELLSAEVVRTPDNGRLQFQADGSFVYVPDPGFSGQDSFVYEAVDEDDGTRNATVSITVHSATETSGPPDSNDGTEDNGLPTLALVVGAAGLLVLALRVW
- a CDS encoding CARDB domain-containing protein produces the protein MQAATEAAVTVGDSEAPIEGLYVDFVTALEADDLALARALLDTLANRYEEVEGAEQAFLRRVVTGLDANAYEADDRESLLEFSRTMSQANAQRTGFLLEAVSAFESDGPIDTGRLADRATETREIEGSLDSTRQSTASVVSDATVPSTPSIVTVDSPESLAQSETVTITATVENIGDEATLPLDLHISTDSGLVADREGVGLGRLAAREQLSIEIGITGRSPGEHATTVEITADGETVESTVATFTVLETDRSVREVIAGGQDATPSVLDVRAALEYWSQNRQVPETGGETIDDRTLLSLIEEWRVAEGSES